The Drosophila teissieri strain GT53w chromosome X, Prin_Dtei_1.1, whole genome shotgun sequence genome has a segment encoding these proteins:
- the LOC122624297 gene encoding ubiquitin-conjugating enzyme E2 G2, translating to MAGSALRRLMAEYKQLTLDPPEGIVAGPISEDNFFEWEALIAGPEGTCFEGGVFPARLVFPTDYPLSPPKMKFTCDMFHPNIFADGRVCISILHAPGDDPMGYELSAERWSPVQSVEKILLSVVSMLAEPNDESGANVDAAIMWREQRDEFNAIARRLVRKTLGLPP from the exons TTAACACTTGACCCGCCCGAGGGCATTGTTGCCGGCCCCATCAGCGAGGACAACTTCTTCGAGTGGGAGGCATTGATTGC CGGACCTGAGGGCACTTGCTTCGAGGGCGGTGTGTTCCCCGCCCGGCTCGTCTTTCCGACCGACTATCCCCTGAGTCCgccaaaaatgaaattcaCTTGTGATATGTTCCATCCCAACATATTCGCCGACGGGCGGGTCTGCATATCAATACTACACGCACCCGGCGACGATCCCATGGGCTACGAGCTATCCGCTGAGCGCTGGAGTCCTGTCCAGAGCGTGGAGAAGATTTTGCTTAGCGTGGTCAGCATGCTAGCGG AACCCAACGATGAGAGTGGCGCTAATGTGGATGCAGCCATTATGTGGCGCGAGCAGAGAGATGAGTTCAACGCCATCGCCCGACGGCTGGTGCGCAAAACCCTTGGTTTGCCACCGTAA